The Parambassis ranga chromosome 1, fParRan2.1, whole genome shotgun sequence genome includes a region encoding these proteins:
- the wdr19 gene encoding WD repeat-containing protein 19, giving the protein MKSVFVLAEKAWAGSSLLYRWQKSLGNYIAVAGQDNSVKIYDRHGHKWTELNLPGRCVGMDWDKDGDILAVIAAKSSSIHLWDASVNKTSHIDSGMRDQMSFILWSKTGPLLAVGTVKGNLLIYNRQTSRKIPVLGKHTKKITCGCWSAQNLLALGSDDNTLSISNHEGDTIRQTSLRGEPAEVYFSVMKTDERSSRGESTVSVSMDKKILMLFNINDPENPIELAFDSRYGKIVSYRWYGDGYILIGFSNGYFVVISTHIREIGHELYQAHNHKDSLNSVAISQALNKAASCGDNCIKIHELSDLKDISSIVQLDDETKGLDQLSWTDDGQLLAVSTQKGTLHVFLTKLPILGDSLGTRLAYLTSLLEVTVSNHVEGENPVTIEVEVEPTFIAVGPYHVAVGMNNRAWFYALVDQKPGFNKLKDIEYLGTIASMCLNADYAAALFEGKVQLHMIEGRHQEERKQMKLFPEDDRKGRILCHALTADFLYYGTDSGNVVCVLVEDWETVSCYSHSVGVRKVFPDLNGTRLVFIDDKNGGFLYSPANATTSCFELPNFSPTITGVLWDNWHADRGVFVAYDDDKVYTYALHKTTIYGPQVVLVGFTPLLYSQKPLLLYNGELTCQTASGKTSEVALSTHSFLKHSTRTSATESSPDFSQQLSQALMLKSFHEAWELCKSAGSDTDWAELGKACLIHMEIELGIQVYRMSGNVGMVLSLQAIQGIEDRNLLAGHLAMFLGDYNLAQDLYLSSSCPIAALEMRRELLHWDSALMLAKRLAEDQIPFISKEYAVHLEFIGDYVNALAHYEKGMTHNNKFQDHDEACQAGVARMSIRMGDIRRGAAQAVQHPSRILKKECGAILESMKQFSEAAQLYEKGQYYDKAASVYIRCKNWAKVGELLPNVSSPKIHLQYAKAKEADGKYKDAAQAYESAKDWDNVIRVLLDHLNNPEDAVRIVRETQSIDGAKMVARFFLRLNDYGSAIHFLVLSQCNDEAFQLAQQHGQMEVYADIIGLEATQEDYQSIALYFEEEKKHLQAGKFFQKCGQYSRALKHFLKCSNKDDNLAIEMAIETVGQAKDIPLTNQLIDYLMGESDGMPKDAKYLFRLYMALQQHREAARTAIIIAREEQCTGNYRNAHDVLFSMYTELQAQKIKIPAEMATNLMILHSYLLVKIHVKRGDHLKGARMLIRVSNNISKFPAHVVPILTSAVIECHRAGLKNSAFSFAAMLMRPEYRNQIDAKYRKKIEAMVRRPDTSEVEEETTPCPFCGFQLAQTELLCISCKNNLPYCIATGRHMLKEDWSICPHCEFPALYSQFTLLLETETMCPMCSVGLSVKQVKKISDCSKYLQTDEVDQ; this is encoded by the exons ATGAAG AGTGTTTTCGTCCTCGCTGAAAAAGCCTGGGCGGGTTCTAGCCTTCTGTATAGGTGGCAGAAAAGCCTTGGCAATTATATCGCTGTTGCAGG ACAGGACAACTCAGTGAAAATATATGATCGACATGGACACAAGTGGACAGAACTCAACCTGCCGGG GCGCTGTGTGGGAATGGACTGGGATAAGGATGGGGACATTCTGGCAGTAATAGCTGCAAAGTCCAGTTCTATCCACCTGTGGGATGCCAGTGTCAATAAAACATCTCACATTGACAGTGGTATGAG AGATCAGATGTCCTTCATCTTGTGGTCAAAGACAGGTCCACTGTTGGCTGTCGGGACCGTCAAAGGAAACCTGTTGATCTACAATCGTCAGACTTCTCGCAAGATCCCTGTGCTGG GCAAACACACCAAGAAGATAACCTGCGGCTGCTGGAGTGCTCAGAATCTACTGGCTCTGGGGAGCGATGACAATACACTGAGCATCAGCAATCATGAGGGGGACACAATCAGACAG ACATCTCTTCGTGGAGAACCTGCAGAAGTCTACTTTTCAGTGATGAAGACAGATGAAAGGTCTTCTCGAGGAGAGAGTACT GTGAGTGTGTCTATGGACAAGAAGATACTGATGCTTTTTAATATCAACGACCCTGAAAACCCAATAGAGCTGGCCTTTGATTCCCGCTATGGAAAAATTGTGTCCTACCGCTG GTATGGTGATGGATATATACTCATAGGCTTCTCCAATGGATACTTTGTGGTGATTTCCACTCACATCAGGGAGATCGGACATGAGCTCTATCAGGCTCACAACCACAAAGATAGTCTCAACAGTGTGGCCATCTCACAAGCATTAAACAAGGCTGCTTCCTGTGGCGACAACTG CATAAAGATCCACGAGCTGTCTGATCTCAAGGATATAAGCAGTATAGTTCAACTGGATGATGAAACTAAAG GACTGGATCAGCTGAGCTGGACGGATGATGGCCAGCTGCTGGCTGTGTCCACACAAAAAGGGACGCTCCATGTCTTTCTGACCAAGCTGCCCATCCTTGGTGACAGTTTAGGTACCCGGCTGGCCTACCTCACCTCGTTACTGGAGGTGACGGTGTCCAACCACGTAGAGGGG GAGAATCCTGTGACCATAGAAGTGGAGGTGGAGCCCACCTTTATTGCAGTGGGGCCGTACCATGTGGCTGTGGGGATGAACAACAGAGCCTGGTTTTATGCTCTGGTAGACCAAAAACCCG GTTTTAACAAGCTGAAGGACATCGAGTATTTGGGGACAATAGCCAGCATGTGCCTTAATGCGGACTATGCAGCAGCACTGTTTGAGGGAAAAGTGCAGCTCCACATG ATTGAAGGCAGACAtcaggaggagaggaagcagaTGAAGCTTTTTCCAGAGGACGACAGAAAAGGTCGGATCCTTTGCCACGCACTCACTGCTGACTTCCTGTACTACGGCACCGAT tCAGGCAATGTGGTGTGTGTCTTGGTGGAGGACTGGGAGACTGTGAGCTGCTACAGTCACTCCGTTGGTGTCAGGAAAGTGTTTCCTGACCTCAATGGCACGCGGCTGGTGTTCATTGATGATAAGAATGGCGGCTTTTTGTACTCCCCTGCAAAT GCAACAACCTCCTGCTTTGAGCTCCCCAACTTCTCTCCCACCATCACAGGAGTGCTATGGGACAACTGGCATGCAGACAGAGGGGTGTTTGTAGCTTATGATGACGACAAGGTCTACACCTATGCCTTGCACAAAACTACTATATATG GCCCACAGGTGGTTTTGGTGGGGTTCACTCCACTCCTCTACTCCCAGAAGCCCTTGCTCCTGTACAACGGTGAGCTGACTTGTCAGACGGCAAGCGGTAAGACCAGTGAAGTGGCTCTGAGCACACACTCCTTCCTCAAGCACTCAACTCGCACATCAGCTACAGAATCATCACCGGACTTTAGCCAGCAGCTCTCTCAGGCTCTCATGCTCAAAAG TTTTCACGAGGCATGGGAACTGTGCAAGTCTGCTGGCAGTGACACGGACTGGGCGGAGTTAGGCAAAGCCTGTCTCATCCACATGGAGATTGAATTGGGCATCCAGGTCTACCGCATGAGTGGCAACGTGGGCATGGTCCTGTCACTGCAGGCTATTCAG GGTATAGAAGACAGGAATTTGCTGGCAGGACATTTGGCCATGTTTCTGGGTGACTACAACCTGGCCCAAGACCTTTATCTCTCCTCAAGCTGCCCAATTGCTGCTCTGGAG ATGAGAAGAGAACTGCTGCATTGGGACAGTGCTCTGATGTTAGCCAAGAGGCTAGCAGAAGACCAGATTCCCTTTATATCCAAAGAATATGCGGTCCATCTGGAGTTTAT CGGCGACTATGTTAATGCATTGGCACACTATGAAAAAGGAATGACCCACAACAACAAA TTTCAAGACCATGATGAGGCGTGCCAGGCAGGTGTAGCCAGGATGTCCATTAGGATGGGTGACATCAGGAGAGGAGCTGCTCAGGCTGTTCAGCATCCAAGCAGAATCCTTAAGAAGGAATGTGGAGCCATACTGGAGAGCATGAAG CAATTTTCTGAAGCTGCTCAGCTCTATGAAAAAGGCCAGTATTATGACAAAGCTGCATCGGTCTACATTCGCTGCAAGAACTG GGCAAAGGTAGGAGAGTTGCTCCCAAATGTCTCCTCTCCCAAGATTCACCTGCAGTATGCAAAGGCCAAGGAAGCAGATGGGAA GTATAAAGATGCAGCACAGGCATATGAGAGCGCCAAAGACTGGGACAACGTGATTCGTGTGCTGCTGGATCACCTTAACAATCCTGAGGACGCTGTGCGCATCGTCAGGGAAACGCAGAGCATCGATGGAGCAAAGATGGTTGCCAG gttCTTCCTGCGACTGAATGACTATGGCTCAGCCATTCACTTCCTGGTTCTGTCTCAGTGCAACGATGAAGCCTTCCAGCTGGCTCAGCAGCATGGACAGATGGAGGTCTATGCAGACATCATCG GTCTCGAGGCCACGCAGGAGGACTATCAGAGCATTGCTTTGTACtttgaagaagagaagaaacacCTGCAGGCTGGAAAGTTTTTTCAGAAGTGTGGGCAGTACAGCAGA GCACTGAAGCATTTTCTCAAGTGTTCCAACAAAGATGACAACCTGGCCATAGAGATGGCTATTGAGACG gtggGTCAGGCCAAGGACATCCCGTTAACCAATCAGCTCATAGATTACCTGATGGGAGAAAGTGATGGCATGCCCAAG GATGCAAAGTACCTGTTTCGTCTGTACATggcactgcagcagcacagagaagcCGCTCGCACCGCAATCATCATTGCTAGAGAAGAGCAGTGCACAG GGAACTACCGCAATGCACATGACGTGCTGTTCAGCATGTACAcggagctgcaggctcagaaGATCAAGATTCCTGCTGAGATGGCCACTAATCTGATGATCCTCCACTCCTACCTGCTGGTCAAG aTCCATGTAAAGAGAGGAGACCACCTGAAAGGGGCACGCATGCTCATTCGTGTCAGCAACAACATCAGCAAGTTTCCTGCAC atgtggtCCCCATTCTGACATCAGCAGTAATTGAATGTCACCGTGCTGGCCTAAAGAACTCGGCTTTCAGCTTTGCCGCCATGTTGATGAGACCAGAGTACCGAAACCAGATCGATGCAAAGTACAGGAAAAAGATTGAAGCTATGGTTCG ACGTCCTGATACATCAGAGGTTGAAGAGGAAACTACTCCATGTCCTTTCTGTGGCTTCCAGCTGGCACAAACCGAACTGCTGTGTATTTCCTGCAAGAACAACCTGCCTTACTGCATTGCCACG GGTCGTCATATGTTGAAAGAGGACTGGTCCATCTGTCCTCATTGTGAATTTCCTGCTCTTTACTCACAGTTTACCCT GTTGCTGGAGACTGAGACGATGTGTCCAATGTGCTCTGTGGGTCTGAGCGTCAAACAGGTTAAAAAGATCTCTGATTGTTCCAAATACCTGCAGACTGATGAAGTAGATCAATGA